The following are encoded together in the Glycine max cultivar Williams 82 chromosome 8, Glycine_max_v4.0, whole genome shotgun sequence genome:
- the LOC100784108 gene encoding non-specific lipid transfer protein GPI-anchored 31 has protein sequence MASKLTLIALVLAVALCAVDLTHSASASSPHAPAPSVDCTNLVLTMADCLSFVTNGSTVTKPEGTCCSGLKSVLKTAPACLCEAFKSSAQFGVVLNVTKATSLPAACKVSAPSATNCGLSETPAAAPAGGLSPQASPSPQQADASTNGPVNEISPAPAPAQGNTASALFPISAGSLLLGILVATFSGF, from the exons ATGGCATCAAAATTGACCCTCATTGCGTTGGTTCTCGCGGTGGCCCTGTGCGCCGTTGATCTAACCCATAGCGCATCAGCATCCTCCCCTCACGCGCCAGCGCCCTCCGTGGACTGCACCAACCTCGTCCTCACCATGGCCGACTGCTTGTCCTTCGTCACCAACGGTAGCACCGTCACCAAGCCAGAGGGCACATGCTGCTCCGGTTTGAAATCTGTTCTCAAAACTGCTCCGGCGTGCCTCTGCGAGGCTTTCAAGAGCAGCGCTCAGTTCGGCGTCGTTTTGAATGTCACCAAGGCCACCTCTCTCCCCGCCGCCTGCAAAGTTTCTGCTCCTTCTGCCACCAACTGTGGAT tgtCTGAAACGCCTGCTGCTGCTCCTG ctGGAGGCCTCTCTCCACAAGCTTCTCCATCTCCTCAACAAGCAGATGCTTCAACTAATGGTCCTGTAAATGAGATATCTCCAGCACCAGCACCAGCCCAAGGGAACACAGCATCAGCATTATTCCCAATTTCTGCTGGGTCCTTGCTTCTTGGCATATTGGTAGCCACATTCTCAGGCTTCTGA
- the LOC102664023 gene encoding 3-hydroxyacyl-[acyl-carrier-protein] dehydratase FabZ, with the protein MTTTVSALSNTFFISQISQLEISASGYPVEENNLLQHFSSPSIFLPTWFSCFAIVAGYPAFPTSLDINKIRDILPHRFPFLLVDRVIEHNPGVSAVAIKNVTINDNFFPGHFPERPIMPGVLLVEAMAQVGGLVMLQPEIGGSRNNFFFAGIDKVRFRKPVIAGDTLVMRMTLIKLQKRFGIAKMEGKAYVGGEVVCEGEFLMATGSE; encoded by the exons ATGACAACAACAGTCTCTGCACTCTCCAACACCTTCTTCATCTCTCAGATTTCCCAGCTCGAGATTTCAGCCTCTGGCTACCCAGTTGAGGAAAACAACCTGCTACAACATTTT TCTTCACCTTCCATTTTCTTACCCACGTGGTTTTCGTGTTTTGCCATTGTTGCTGGGTACCCTGCGTTTCCAACATCATTGGACATCAATAAGATTCGTGACATTCTgccgcacag GTTTCCATTTCTTCTAGTGGATAGAGTGATTGAACACAATCCTGGAGTTTCTGCAGTGGCCATAAAGAATGTGACAATAAATGACAACTTTTTTCCTGGGCATTTTCCTGAAAGACCAATCATGCCTGGTGTTCTCCTGGTTGAG GCAATGGCACAGGTTGGTGGCTTGGTTATGTTGCAACCTGAAATTGGAGGTTCTCGCAATAATTTCTTCTTTGCTGGAATAGACAAAGTGCGATTTAGGAAGCCAGTGATTGCAGGAGACACTTTAGTTATGAGAATGACACTTATCAAACTGCAAAAGCGATTTGGAATAGCAAAGATGGAAGGGAAGGCATATGTTGGAGGTGAAGTTGTGTGTGAGGGTGAGTTTCTGATGGCAACTGGGAGCGAATAA
- the LOC100785702 gene encoding F-box/kelch-repeat protein At1g22040: protein MGNILNLNNSKTRRNDSHGVLQGESCKRQRLSPNSCEDNPRLIPSLPDEISIQILARVPRIYYLNLKLVCRAWKETFVSSELFCVRKELGSMEEWLYILTKVNDDKLLWYALDPLSRRWQKLPPMPKVGFEDETKKGLISFPLRMWSMMGSSIRIVDVIMSWLGRRDALDWMPFCGCSIGAVDGCIYALGGFSRASAMKYVWQYDPIKNSWAEASPMSVGRAYCKTGILNNKLYVVGGVTRGRGGLSPLQSAEVYDPHTGMWSLLPSMPFARAQVLPTAFLADLLKPIATGMASYKGRLFVPQSLYCWPFFVDVGGEVYDPNLNSWLEMPIGMGEGWPARQAGTKLSVTVDDDLYALDPSNSLDSAKIKVYDYEGDTWKVAAGDVPIHDFTESESPYLLAGLLGKLHVITKDANHNITVLQADMQNEHAESAFSQSILSSPDNSISEDAESSAETQGEFWKVLATRSGRSAELVNCQSLKI from the coding sequence ATGGGGAATATACTGAATCTAAACAATTCAAAGACTAGACGGAATGATTCCCATGGGGTCTTGCAAGGTGAATCCTGCAAGAGACAGAGGTTGTCACCAAACTCTTGTGAGGACAACCCAAGACTGATTCCGTCCCTTCCTGATGAGATATCAATACAGATTCTAGCTAGAGTTCCTCGGATTTATTATTTGAATCTGAAGTTAGTTTGTCGTGCTTGGAAGGAAACCTTTGTTAGTTCTGAACTATTTTGTGTGAGAAAAGAGCTTGGAAGCATGGAGGAATGGCTCTACATTTTGACAAAGGTCAACGATGATAAGCTTTTATGGTATGCCTTGGACCCTCTTTCCAGAAGATGGCAAAAGTTGCCGCCAATGCCAAAAGTTGGGTTTGAAGATGAAACAAAGAAAGGTTTGATTTCCTTTCCCCTTCGGATGTGGAGCATGATGGGTTCAAGTATTCGAATTGTTGATGTCATAATGAGCTGGCTTGGGAGGAGAGATGCCCTGGACTGGATGCCTTTTTGTGGTTGCTCCATAGGAGCTGTTGATGGTTGCATCTATGCATTAGGAGGATTTTCAAGAGCTTCAGCAAtgaaatatgtttggcagtatgATCCCATTAAAAACTCTTGGGCTGAGGCTAGTCCAATGTCAGTTGGCAGAGCCTATTGCAAGACaggtatattaaataataagctTTATGTTGTTGGAGGGGTTACTAGGGGTCGTGGTGGACTAAGCCCTCTGCAATCTGCAGAAGTATATGACCCTCATACAGGCATGTGGTCCCTGTTACCTAGCATGCCTTTTGCAAGAGCTCAAGTGTTGCCAACTGCTTTTTTGGCTGACTTACTCAAGCCTATTGCCACAGGAATGGCTTCATACAAAGGAAGGTTATTTGTTCCTCAGAGTTTGTATTGCTGGCCATTTTTTGTTGATGTTGGGGGTGAAGTTTATGatccaaatttaaattcatggCTTGAAATGCCAATTGGTATGGGTGAAGGCTGGCCTGCAAGGCAAGCTGGAACGAAATTGAGTGTTACGGTCGATGATGATCTATATGCACTTGATCCTTCAAATTCTCTTGACAGTGCAAAGATCAAGGTATATGATTATGAAGGTGATACTTGGAAAGTTGCAGCAGGAGATGTTCCTATTCATGATTTCACCGAATCGGAATCTCCTTATCTCTTGGCTGGTTTACTTGGAAAACTTCATGTAATAACTAAAGATGCTAATCACAACATTACAGTGTTGCAGGCTGACATGCAAAATGAACATGCTGAGTCAGCTTTCTCTCAATCAATATTGTCATCACCAGATAACTCGATCAGTGAAGATGCTGAATCTTCTGCAGAAACACAGGGAGAATTTTGGAAGGTTCTTGCAACTAGGAGTGGTAGATCTGCTGAACTAGTTAACTGTCAATCCCTTAAAATATGA
- the LOC100785162 gene encoding protein SODIUM POTASSIUM ROOT DEFECTIVE 3: protein MTSLKSSERKMMKRGFMCHSRASTAVCMSTRDPRSVVVPKKLERRVFLDDTRLINYAKYSKLVEPPRSSPVPKIKLRGQEQDQANNEPREFQKKQTDNNVFQVVVMRVAIHCQGCAGKVKKHLSKMEGVTSFSIDVESKRVTVMGHISPVEVLESISKVKRAEFWTAC from the exons ATGACGAGCCTGAAAAGCAGTGAAAGGAAAATGATGAAAAGGGGTTTCATGTGCCACTCTCGGGCTTCAACAGCTGTGTGCATGAGTACTCGTGACCCTCGATCTGTAGTTGTGCCTAAGAAGCTTGAAAGAAGAGTGTTTCTTGATGATACAAGGTTGATCAACTATGCCAAGTACTCCAAACTTGTTGAGCCTCCAAGGTCTAGTCCAGTTCCAAAGATCAAGCTTAGAGGGCAGGAACAAGATCAAGCCAATAATGAACCTagggaatttcagaaaaaacaGACAGATAATAATGTCTTTCAG GTGGTTGTGATGCGGGTTGCAATTCATTGTCAAGGATGTGCTGGAAAGGTGAAAAAACATCTGTCTAAGATGGAAG GAGTTACATCATTTAGTATAGACGTAGAATCTAAGAGGGTGACAGTGATGGGGCACATTTCACCAGTGGAAGTCCTTGAGAGTATTTCAAAGGTGAAAAGGGCAGAGTTCTGGACTGCTTGTTAA
- the LOC100783223 gene encoding chlorophyll a-b binding protein CP24 10A, chloroplastic has product MAAATSSAVLNGFGSHFLCGGKRSHALLAASIGGKVGASVSPKRVIVAVAAAPKKSWIPAVKGGGSFIDPEWLDGSLPGDYGFDPLGLGKDPAFLKWYREAELIHGRWAMAAVVGIFIGQAWSGVPWFEAGADPNAIAPFSFGSLLGTQLLLMGWVESKRWVDFFNPDSQSVEWATPWSKTAENFGNSTGEQGYPGGKFFDPLGFAGAIKDGVYIPDADKLERLKLAEIKHARIAMLAMLIFYFEAGQGKTPLGALGL; this is encoded by the exons ATGGCAGCTGCAACATCTAGTGCTGTGTTAAACGGGTTTGGATCTCACTTCTTGTGTGGAGGAAAGAGGAGCCATGCCCTTCTTGCTGCTAGCATTGGAGGGAAAGTTGGTGCTTCTGTTAGTCCTAAAAGAGTTATTGTGGCAGTTGCTGCTGCACCAAAGAAGTCATGGATCCCCGCTGTAAAAGGTGGTGGGAGTTTCATAGACCCAGAATGGCTTGATGGCTC GCTACCAGGTGACTATGGTTTTGACCCACTAGGACTAGGAAAGGACCCGGCATTCCTGAAATGGTATAGAGAAGCTGAACTCATTCATGGGAGGTGGGCAATGGCTGCAGTTGTAGGCATCTTCATTGGGCAGGCATGGAGTGGAGTTCCATGGTTTGAGGCTGGAGCAGATCCTAATGCAATTGCTCCTTTCTCATTTGGCTCTCTCTTAGGTACCCAGTTGCTCCTAATGGGGTGGGTTGAGAGCAAGAGATGGGTGGACTTCTTCAACCCAGATTCTCAGTcagtggagtgggccactccaTGGTCAAAAACTGCTGAGAACTTTGGCAACTCTACTGGTGAACAAGGCTACCCTGGAGGAAAATTCTTTGACCCTTTGGGATTTGCTGGAGCTATCAAGGATGGCGTTTACATTCCGGATGCCGACAAGCTAGAGAGACTGAAATTGGCTGAGATTAAGCATGCTAGGATTGCTATGTTGGCTATGCTGATTTTCTACTTTGAGGCTGGCCAGGGCAAGACACCCCTTGGTGCTCTTGGCTTGTAA
- the LOC100784637 gene encoding J domain-containing protein translates to MIKKIRAMNVLYLSSSSSLSMSKPFQFSSKHHQRASSVKFGGVSCRAATLTQENLYKILSVCPGSATMDEIKRAYRSMALQYHPDVCHDPSMKEESTRMFVQLNTAYKTLSNPRLREEYDSELGLGSTEMSTVSSDHHERWGSVSVSSEHERWESRFQEQMIELKTRSRRRMGQKGQGGSSGSSRMRTQNMRDRN, encoded by the coding sequence atgattaaaaaaatcagagcaatgaatgttttatatttaagcTCAAGTTCAAGCCTAAGCATGTCCAAGCCGTTTCAATTCTCAAGTAAACATCATCAAAGAGCTTCTAGTGTGAAGTTTGGTGGTGTTTCATGCAGAGCCGCAACGTTAACCCAAGAAAACTTGTACAAAATATTGTCTGTGTGTCCAGGAAGTGCAACAATGGATGAGATCAAGAGGGCTTATAGGTCAATGGCTCTTCAGTACCACCCTGATGTGTGCCATGATCCTTCCATGAAAGAGGAATCAACGAGGATGTTTGTTCAGCTAAACACAGCTTACAAGACCTTGTCCAATCCAAGGCTTCGAGAAGAGTATGACAGTGAATTGGGTTTGGGAAGCACAGAGATGAGTACTGTTAGTAGTGATCATCATGAGAGATGGGGAAGTGTGAGTGTTAGTAGTGAACATGAGAGATGGGAAAGTAGGTTTCAGGAGCAAATGATTGAGTTGAAGACAAGGTCTCGTAGACGTATGGGACAAAAGGGTCAGGGTGGATCATCGGGTAGTAGCAGAATGAGGACACAAAACATGAGAGACAGGAATTGA